CTGACACTTCAAGGCAAAGAACTTCTTGAAACAGCGGGAATGCTGAGAAAAGTTCTTCGGGAGAACCCTGATATTGTCTTTTTGACAGAAGGGATGATCGACCTGTTCGTCACAAAGGAGCATGTTCCGAACTGCAGCCTGAAAGCCAGTCCGGAAAAACCCGGATGGGTCAGATCGCGGAATCCCGCGGATATGGATAAATATCCTTGCGTTATCGGAGGAAATGTAGACTGCGAGAAATGCGGCTGCAACATTCCGATAAACATGGCTGATCTGAAAGACCAGGCATGGAGGATGCTGACCTTCAGAAAGAACGATGCCAAAAACATCGTAAGAGTGGCAAAAATGTTCACTCTCCAGAAGGAATATATCTCTCCATCAGACGAAACAGATCCTGCTTAACAGCGGGATCCTTTTTATTTATGAAATATCGGCATCTAATTTTTTATTTCTTCCCTTATTGACTTAGCGAGAAACCCAAACTCGACATAACCTGAATCCCTGTTAATATGACCCGCATTCCGGAGAACTGCCGGCTCAACGTTCAGATCTCTTGCGAGGTCTATCCCCTTTTGGACCGGAACATATGGATCATTGTCTGAATTGATGACATAGAAATGCATGCAGTTGCGCTTTATTTTGTTCCAATCAAAAGCCTTCACCGTAAAAGTTCTATTCAGTACGTCAAAGTCGGGATTATCGAGAAGTCCCGTAAAGCCCGCAACAAAATATGCGGCTCTGACCGGATGATCGATCCTTTCTAGCACTGAAAGCAGGAACGCGGTTCCAAGGCTATGCCCGACAATAATGGCATCCTTGTTCAGATATCGTTCATATTCGTTGAAAATTTCCAGCCACTTTTCAAGAGACTGGCCCAGGGGCGTCGGAAATCTCGGGACAAAAACCTGGCACCCATATCCTTCAAGTTCCGACTTGAGCCATGGAAACCAATTACCTTCGGGGCTTCCCCCTGTACCGTGAACTATGACAACATTCGCCATCGATAAAAGATTAATTTGCATTATATGATAATTCTATAATCAAGGGACCGAACGGTCAAACTTTGTGCGGAACTCCGAAATTCAACGCGCACAAAAACATGTCCCGGGCATCCGAATAAGAAAAAAAGCGCTTTTATTCTTGCGCTTCGATCATCTTTGGAAAATATTTTTTCAATATAGCATACACAATAATGGCTATTAGCGATAACAGGTAGAAGCTCCTTGAGAGCTGGGATCCCTTTATCGCGAACAGGATCACCGACAATATCGCAAGCAGCAGGCACAGGTCTTTCAGAACCGCCGACATCTTTCTTTTTAAATCGTCTTCGGCAGGCAACATCATTATAAAAACGATGATTATGATAAAATAAACCGTCTCTAATATTGCCGCGACCTGCTGCATGTCTACCGTATTCGGGATGCTATATGCCAAATCCATTAATTGCGAAAGGTCCATATGTCAAACCTCCTTAAGACCAAGATCGATTATAGTCCCCTGTCGGATATTGTCAATCACGGAGATTTTCTCCGGATCTAATACAGATCAGCGTTTTTGAAAGGTATGAGCGCAAGAACCACCGCTTCCGAATAATATTTCGTCCTGTCTATCGCATTTCCGGTCAATATGCCTACAGCTCCGTTCTGCTGTTTGGAATTATTCCTTTTGAAAACAATGTCATCCGCCTCCCCCAATTCTCTTCCTTCTTTGATAAGTTTCACAACTTCTTTCGGCAGAAAAAAAGTTCCCGTCCTGGATTTTCCATATTTTTTTGACGACCTTATAACCACCCACGCGAAAGCTTCCATCTCTTTGCCGACCGGTTCGATCCCGCCCTCAATGCCGACATAGAGATCCGCAGACCTATCCTCGGCGAATGCATTATCAACTCTGTTTGTTGCGCCCCTCAGAGTTTCCTCATTATCAAACGGCTGATCCTTGACCCCGGAAGGAACCGAGACTCCGACAAACTCGAACTTCTCGCCGATAAACATTTTTTCAAATCCCTGCCTTACCGCTTCGATCTTAACCGGATTTTTCGAAGCAATGACAACTTTTTTCATGATCTTTTTATTATAATGATTAAATGCGCCCGGAAAGCCAAGTTACATGCGATCCATTGAAAATATTATTAAATTCTCATTGAGAAAACCAATGAGTCTTTCTTCGCCCAGTTATTTTTAATATATCCGCACTTCTTAAAGCCTTTTTTGAGATGAAATCCTATCGAGGCTTCATTGTCGATATCGCAATCGCTCATGATCTCCCTTATCCCCTGTTTTTTCGCGATCTTTTTCATGTTTTCAAATAACCGCGAGGCCAGACCCGTCCTCCGGCATTTCTTCTTTACGAATATATCTTGAAGATGGATCTTGTTCCAGAGTCGTCCCCAGACGCAATATGCGACCACCCGGCCGCCGGAAACCGCGATAAGGGATCTTTTCTCCTTAATGCATTCTTTTATGTGCATTTCGCCTGATGTCATGTTCCTGCTCCACCATTCGGGCCATGACTCCATGCTTAATTTGACGCAGGTTTCAGCGTCTCTTTCTTCGGCTATTTTGATCCTATATGGCGTTAAACTGTTTTTCATGGTTCCGAGCTTATTGATCATATTATAGCAAAAAACCGCCTGGTTAAAAAGCGGTTTTTCGTGTGAGTAAACTTGCTATTTCTAAGCTTTCCAATAATTTCATCTACATGACATAGCGGCCCCCTGCCCGTTCTCCGCTTCTTGACGCCCTTGGCTGATCTCTTTCTTCATCGCCATATTCATCTTCCTGATCATCTTGCTCATCCTCTTTTTCTTCTTCCATATATTCGCTGTCATCTTCATCGTCATTGTCTTCATTGTTTCCGAATATTTCTTCACAGCGTTTTTTCAACAGGTCCGTATCAGATACTGCCTGCGGACCGGGAGAAACGGCAGGGACCGGCAATGGCTGGTTCTCCTTGACTGTGACCGAGGCAGTCGATCTGGTCTGTTCGCTTGAAGCTGTGATCAATACAGATCCCGGGCTTTGCGCATGGAATGATCCGCCGTCATCGATATTCCCGACGCTGGCATCAGAGCTGGAATATGTAATCACAACTCCCGCCATCGGCTTATTGTTCTGATCATAGGCTGTGGCCCTGAACAACTCAGTATCTCCTGCTTTCATTTCGACTATCGCCGGCGAAATAATGATCTTTGTTAGGACCGGGGATATTTCGGGAGGCGGGGGCGGTTGTGGGGCCGGACTTGGAGGAGGAGGCGGAACGACTCCGATATCCCCTATATAATATGCACTCAGGGCGGCAAGATCGCTCCCCGGGTGGGGCTTACCCGAAAAAGCCGCCGTAGCGTCTTTTCCGCAATATGGGGTGATAGCGGAAGCCCCACCTGAATGCCGGCTCAGAAAATTAGTGACATTATAAACTTTATTGTTAATGGCGAGCCAGCAGTCGCCGGGAGCGTTATGCTTTGCCATATTTGCAGGATCTATAGTTTGCGCATTTATCCGCCTGGCACTTCCAATATCCAGCATCGGATATACCAGAAGGAGGGATCCTAAAGTTAAAATGCCTAAAGCCATCCTTCTTAGTCTTGTTTTTTTTTCCATAATATTCATGTTAGTGATAAACTTCGCGCGATCTTATAAAATTTTATCGATCGTTTACCTGCCCACCAAAGCAAAGACGCATCGTTTAAAAAATAATTACAAAAAAGATCCATGTAATGAAACATGAATCCGGACAAATAAAAAGGTATTTATAGGAACTGAGAATGTCAGATGATAATTCCGGCAATACAGTTATTCTCGATCAATCCGCAGATGATCCACAGGGCCTTATAACAAAACAATTTCTTTTTGCGGATCCGTAGTTAGAACAATTTCGTTATTATCCGAAATAAAAAAGTCTATTTCGCTTCTTATACCGAATTTATCCTTAAGATAGATCCCCGGCTCAATAGTATATGCCAGATTTTTTACCAGCCTTCGCTTATTTCTTTTATAGATCCAATTCGGCTTGGGACCATGATCCTCCCGTGTTCCGATCGAATGTCCGAGTTCATGCAAGATGTTCTTTTCATATCCCCCCTCTTTGATTATCCCGAAACCAACCGATTCTATGTCGTTTCCGGTGGGAATTTCATTGTTTTTCAACCGATCAACAATATAGCCCAGGGAACTGTCCCTGGAGTCTATCACAATATCGAATACCTTTTTAATTTCCGTGGGGACTTTTTTACCGCTAAAGGCGACCCAGGTTATATCCGCAAAAGGAGCACCCTCCGTCCCCATCCTTGCCCAAAGATCAATGAGAACAAGGGTGTTGTCTTTCAGTTTTTCAGAAATTTTTTTGGGATAATATAATGGAATTGCGGAATTTTTATTAAATGCCACTATGGGCGGATATTTATCGGTTTCCAGACCGTACTCATTATATTTCCCGATTATGAATTGCTGCGTCTCATGCTCGGAAATGGATCTATCTCTTCTGAGAAGATCAAACGTCAGATCTTTTATTTTGATAAGCGATCTCGCCGCTTTTTTATGATATTCTATTTGTTGTTTTGTCCACATAGAATTGATCTATTGAAGCTGCATAAATGAATTATAGGACTGCCCGACTGATATTATTTCGAAAAATTCTTATAGACCCTGACGATGAACACTGAGGCGATGCCCCAAAGAAGCGGAAGCCATATGGGTATATTGAAAACATCCGGGTTCTCATAGGTCCACGCCCCAAGGCTTATCGCAATATATTCGGCGATCGAGCCGAAGATCGAACAGAGAAGAAAAGTTTTCACCTCTTCTTTTGATCTTTCGATCGAGAGCATCAGCACTGCCATAACAAGCAAAACCGCAAATACCATTAAACTGCTCCTCCACATCACTGCGACGCTCGTCAGAGAGATCACCGCAAAAATATTCGTAAGCCTGTATCTGTTTTTTCCGGACATATTATTGATATTTATTTGTTATTATTCATTAATATTTCAGCATCTATCGTTCGCGCAAACCATTAGACTTTCGCATAGATTTTTCCGGCCTATTCACATCATATGCTGAATACGCCCAGAATAAAAGCGTTGGAATGAATGCAAGGGGTGTTATAAAAAATAAATAGAAATCAATTGCCCAAACAAGAGATCCCATAAAAAGAAAAATTGCTCCGCGCCTGCGCTTTCCGACAGCAAAATGACCGGTGCCCGGTATGCCCATAGACATTGCAAGCGGAATTATTTTTTCCAGACCGTTTTTTTCATCCAGAAGCGATTTATAGATATAATAACCGGAAACCAGCACGACTCCGGCCCACATCATTAAAATGGATATTAGGAATGAAACAAGCAATATGGGCGGCCATCCGGTCTGTGACAAAACGTAAGCAAAAATAAAATAATCATACTTCGGGGTCGTCGGATAAAATATAGTCCATCCTGCATAAAGACAGAGCGCAATGAACCAATTGGCTATCCTTAGTCTTTTCGCAATTACCGAATTTTTATATGCCCACAAAAAACTTAGTGCCACTATGACGGGCTGGGCAAAGATCCAAATTTGTCCGCGAAAATCAATATTGAAAAGTATCCAGGGGATGTCCCCCCACACATGTCCGTCATTCGTGAGGAGCTCGCTTATTCCCGTCTCGATCGCCCATCCGGAAAGATCGGCCTGATCGATCTCGGCTCCGCCGAACACCGGATAAAAGATAAAAAAAAGTACGATGATCCTCGCAAAATCCCAATAAAAAAGTTTCTTTTTGTTTTCCATAAATAATTCTGACTCTAAATAACCGACGCCTTCACTTGATCTATACCATTATATAAAAATGCCCGAATTCCAAATCTTGACGCAACATCGATGTTATTTTGGATATCGTCGAAATATACGACCTCATCAAGCTTCAGTTCCGGGAATTCCTTTTTCAGTTCCGCCGCCACCTGATCCCAGAATTCTTCATGGCATTTCCGAAATCCGATGCGACATGAGATAAAATGACCGTCAAAGATATCCCCGAAGCCCATCTCCCTCAAAAGAAATTCCGCCCTGTTTGCCATCTGATCAGTGCATAAATAGCACTTCACTCCCCCGCCCCGGAGTTCTGCCACCAGAGAAACCAGATCCTTGTCCAGATATTTCCTCTCGAAATCGAACTGCCGCTCAAAATAATCCCCGGCCGATCCGGTCCATCCGAATTTTTCAAGATATGGCATAATGCATATTTGCGCATCAGCCTTCCCCTCTGAACATTGCCGGCTGTCCTCTCCCTGATAGAATGCATTCAGACTCTCTTGAGCATCCTCATATCCCTGCCTCTGCAATTCTTTACTGAAATAGTGAGGGAGATTTATCAAAACTCCATCGACATCGAATAGTACGACCTTGGTTCCATTCATAATGTTTTTTGCAGAAGATTTGATCATTTCTTTTTGCCATATAAGATCCTTTGAATGAACAAAACGAACCATAGGGTTCCATTTAAGATCGAAATTGCGGCGGAAGAATATAATCCGAGACTCCAGAAAGCAATGGACATGGCGAACAGGCCGACAAAGGTCGGGATCGAGGCTTGGAACTTTATGGGTCCAGTTTTTTCCTTAAAGCCATAATAAGCCTGAAAGATCAGTGAAACGGAAAAAAGCACGTTTGCAACTGATATAACACCGTCTTGCCAGATCATATTTTTTTGGTTATTGGTAAATAAAAAATCTCTGCTGCTGCTCCATATATATTATATCGCAATAACGTATCGGTTTCAAACAAAACCATCACAAACATCATAAAATATGGATCATGAAGACTAAACCTGTGACTTAGATCATTGACATCGTTTCCTTTTCCTGCTTTATTTATTATATTTCCAATATAAAATTGGAAAAAGGAGGAATCAACATACAAACCAAAGAAGAAAGACTTCTCAACACGATTAGTGAAATGTTTTATGCCGCACCGGCGCTTCTGCACCCGCTTGTGAGAAAATGCCATGACGAAAACTTCGAAATACCCGCGGATATAAAAAATATTCTGGAAAAAAAAGGATTCATTATCGATGGAACAGTGCCCGAAAATATCAAGCAATTCATCGTCAAAAACATAAAAATAACCGGAAAAAACAGAATTTCCATGACAATGTAAGAGACCTTTGATATTATCTTTCAAAGGGCTTTTTTTGAAGAACACAAAAAATACCGCTCTCGTCATAGTGTGTCTTGTATGATAAGCTATTGATATGAAAAAGAAATGCAAAATCCGGCTGGCTTTGATCCTATTCGCAATTGCGGCGTTTTTATCCGCGTTCTTTGTGCTGTCCTATGATCCTCCGGAAAAAATAACCATAAATTACGACAATGGGGACAGAGGCAAAATAATTAAAAACAGTCCGCAGGGCGACAAGCCCTCCGGAGATAGCATTAAAAAAGAAAATACCGAGACGATCGATCGGCAAGCTACTGTTGAAAAATGGAAGGGAGAGGACATTTCCCGGATCAAGACGGATAAAAAATTCATCGCGCTGACATTTGACGGCGGAGCGAACGCGGATGGAGCTGGAAAGATATTATCTATTTTGAAAGATAACGGCATAAAAGGAACATTCTTCCTCACGGGAAAATTCATCGAAAAATATCCCGGTGAAACCGCAATGATATTCGCAAGCGGCGGCAATGTCGGAAATCATAGCTATTCCCATCCGTATTTTACGAAATTAACAGGCGAGGAGATCAACACCGAGCTTGAAAAAACCGAAAATGCCCTTTTGAAATTGAATTTGGAATTCCATCCTTTTTTCCGCTTTCCATACGGCGACAGGAATAGGGAGACAATTTACGCCATAAATGGCAAAAATTACATCAGCATAAGATGGACAGTCGATTCCCTGGGATGGGAAGGAACCTCCGGCGGAATGACAAAGGAATCGGTCGAAAGCAGGGTCCTTTCAAAAGCCGCTGCCGGCGCAATCGTCCTGATGCACCTTGGGACCAATCCCGACGACAAAACCCAACTTGATTCCGAGGCCCTGCCCGGAATAATCAGCGCATTAAAAACGCAAGGTTATGAATTTATGACAATGACGGAAATGCTTAATTATAAATAAATGGGTGCTTTACCGACATCATTTTACGATCGCCCTACTGAAATTGTTGCCAAAGAACTTCTTGGCAGTTTTTTATGCAGAGAAATAGGCGGCAAGGTTGTTAAGGGCAAGATCGTAGAAACGGAAGCGTATCTGGGAGTAAAAGATCTCGCCTGCCACACCTCAAAGGGAAAAACTCCGAGAAATGAGGTTATGTTCGGACCTCCTGGACGCGCCTATGTTTATTTCATATACGGCATGTATCACTGTTTCAATATTGTCTCAGAAAAAGAAGGAAATCCGTGTGCGGTTTTAATAAGAGCGCTAGAACCGACAGTCTTCTGCTCCGACAACACAAAATATAAACAACTGAATGGTCCTGCAAAACTTTGCAGAGAATTTAAAATAGATAAAGAGTTGAACGGCTGGGACCTGACATCCGGAAAAAAGCTTTGGATCGAAGATGGCGAAAAAATAGGACCAGATCGGATAAAAAAATCCAAGCGTATCGGCGTGGATTATGCGGGAGCCTGGAAAGATAAATTGCTGAGATTCTATATCAAAAATAATGAGTATGTTTCAAAAAAATAAAGGCTTGGAGATCAAGCCTCTTTTTAATTTATGTAGCCAAGGTCTTTCCATGCAAAATAGGTATCGCACATGAACCATAGAGCGAAAACTCCCATAAAAACTATTCCCATTACCGCTTCTTGGACTGATATATAGCCGATATTCAGCGCAAACTGCGCTCCCAAAACAAAAAGGCCATTTATCAGAACTACCATAATCAACAACGTCCTCATAATACTCTCACCTCTATAAAATTTTACCACTTAAACAACGAAAGTCAATGGACCCTGCTCTGCTAAGCTGCGAAGTACCGGCCCGTATGGTTCCGATAATGAAATAAAAAAGCGCGCTTATTGCCCGCTCTGTGTTCTGCAAAACCGATATGGTTTTATTCCATAAATACCTTTATAACATTCTTGATGTCCTCCTTCGTTTTTCCCCTTATTTCTTTCGATACCTCGATCCTGGCCATAACACCCTTAAGGTATGCCTTAACCTCATTTTCATACCTTATCTCGGAAAGCGTATTCAGGATGTTCCTCAAGATCTGAACATTCAGCATGCTTTCTTTCGTTTCATATATTTCCCTCTCAAGAATTTCTTCATGAAGCTCGATCAGGGTTTCAAGGCGCATGCATCTTTGTTCCCGATATCCCTTCAGCAGGATGCCGGTTATATTTCCTCCGCTTTTCACATTTTTGTTTATTTTCAGGTTCTGATACAGCAGATCCAGAACTTTATCTTTCAGTTCCGGAGGCGCATATTTGATCACTTCGATCATAATTTTCCTCCAAAAAGACAATAACAGTGAAATTGTATCCTGTCAACAATCCCAAAATATGCAAGGTCTTTCTCTCGATGACTTCATCGCTTCAATTCCGACGGATGTTCCCAGATTATAATCCCCCGGTAATCCTTGCCTTATGCTTTATTTGTGTTACAATGGCGAAAAAGGAGGGACTTAATGCCGAGAGAAGAAAGTTTTGAAGACTGGTGGAACAGGACATATTTGGAAAATATCGAAGAAAAGATCAAGAACGGAACTCCGCTATCTGAATTGGAATGGAGCATCCATTCAACAAACCAAGATTGCAGAGGATCAGCAATCGTTTTTATAATATCATTTATAATAACCCCGCTTCTCCTCTATATCATCGTAATGACCTAATCAAGCACGGAAATAGCACCGTGCTTTTTCTATTTTTTAAAGACAGACCACATTAAAAAAACAAGTCATACGAATAATATTACTCACGGTTTCCAATGAAGAAAGGATATCATTTTTCCATTCGCCTTGTGATATGACATAAACGCCAGTGAATCGCCTACTTTCGTCCAAGCTCTTTCAATGCCATCTTAATTCTTTCGCCGACATCCTTTATCTCGGGAGAAATTTCCGACAGCGCTTTCTTCGCCTGGAATGAGCTGTATCCCAGACTCACCAAAGCCTCAAAGGCATCAGAATGGTCGCTGATCTCCTTGCCTTTCTCCTCCGATCTGTCGACATCGGAAATTGAGAATTTGTTCTTGAGCTCCAAAATGATACGCTCCGCCGTTTTTTTCCCGATCCCGGAAACGCGAGTCAGGATGCTTGAATCCTCTTTCGCGATCGCGATCTTGATCGTTCTCGAATCCGCAAGAGACAGTACACCGAGAGCCGTTTTCGGTCCGATCCCCGAAACAGAGATCAGATGCTCAAAAAGCTCCAGATCCCCATAATCCGGAAACCCGTAAAGAGTGAGCGCATCTTCCCGGACGTTCAGATATGTGAAAAACTCCACCGTGTCTCCAATCTTGCTTGAATCGGACAAAGCGAACACCTTATATCCTATGTTTCCCGTAGACACAATGACAAACTTTTCTTTTTTCAGAATAAC
This genomic window from Candidatus Paceibacterota bacterium contains:
- a CDS encoding alpha/beta fold hydrolase translates to MQINLLSMANVVIVHGTGGSPEGNWFPWLKSELEGYGCQVFVPRFPTPLGQSLEKWLEIFNEYERYLNKDAIIVGHSLGTAFLLSVLERIDHPVRAAYFVAGFTGLLDNPDFDVLNRTFTVKAFDWNKIKRNCMHFYVINSDNDPYVPVQKGIDLARDLNVEPAVLRNAGHINRDSGYVEFGFLAKSIREEIKN
- the yjjX gene encoding inosine/xanthosine triphosphatase — its product is MKKVVIASKNPVKIEAVRQGFEKMFIGEKFEFVGVSVPSGVKDQPFDNEETLRGATNRVDNAFAEDRSADLYVGIEGGIEPVGKEMEAFAWVVIRSSKKYGKSRTGTFFLPKEVVKLIKEGRELGEADDIVFKRNNSKQQNGAVGILTGNAIDRTKYYSEAVVLALIPFKNADLY
- a CDS encoding GNAT family N-acetyltransferase translates to MINKLGTMKNSLTPYRIKIAEERDAETCVKLSMESWPEWWSRNMTSGEMHIKECIKEKRSLIAVSGGRVVAYCVWGRLWNKIHLQDIFVKKKCRRTGLASRLFENMKKIAKKQGIREIMSDCDIDNEASIGFHLKKGFKKCGYIKNNWAKKDSLVFSMRI
- a CDS encoding cytochrome b5 domain-containing protein, producing MEKKTRLRRMALGILTLGSLLLVYPMLDIGSARRINAQTIDPANMAKHNAPGDCWLAINNKVYNVTNFLSRHSGGASAITPYCGKDATAAFSGKPHPGSDLAALSAYYIGDIGVVPPPPPSPAPQPPPPPEISPVLTKIIISPAIVEMKAGDTELFRATAYDQNNKPMAGVVITYSSSDASVGNIDDGGSFHAQSPGSVLITASSEQTRSTASVTVKENQPLPVPAVSPGPQAVSDTDLLKKRCEEIFGNNEDNDDEDDSEYMEEEKEDEQDDQEDEYGDEERDQPRASRSGERAGGRYVM
- a CDS encoding M24 family metallopeptidase, producing MWTKQQIEYHKKAARSLIKIKDLTFDLLRRDRSISEHETQQFIIGKYNEYGLETDKYPPIVAFNKNSAIPLYYPKKISEKLKDNTLVLIDLWARMGTEGAPFADITWVAFSGKKVPTEIKKVFDIVIDSRDSSLGYIVDRLKNNEIPTGNDIESVGFGIIKEGGYEKNILHELGHSIGTREDHGPKPNWIYKRNKRRLVKNLAYTIEPGIYLKDKFGIRSEIDFFISDNNEIVLTTDPQKEIVLL
- a CDS encoding DUF2878 family protein, giving the protein MSGKNRYRLTNIFAVISLTSVAVMWRSSLMVFAVLLVMAVLMLSIERSKEEVKTFLLCSIFGSIAEYIAISLGAWTYENPDVFNIPIWLPLLWGIASVFIVRVYKNFSK
- a CDS encoding HAD family hydrolase, whose protein sequence is MNGTKVVLFDVDGVLINLPHYFSKELQRQGYEDAQESLNAFYQGEDSRQCSEGKADAQICIMPYLEKFGWTGSAGDYFERQFDFERKYLDKDLVSLVAELRGGGVKCYLCTDQMANRAEFLLREMGFGDIFDGHFISCRIGFRKCHEEFWDQVAAELKKEFPELKLDEVVYFDDIQNNIDVASRFGIRAFLYNGIDQVKASVI
- a CDS encoding polysaccharide deacetylase family protein — its product is MKKKCKIRLALILFAIAAFLSAFFVLSYDPPEKITINYDNGDRGKIIKNSPQGDKPSGDSIKKENTETIDRQATVEKWKGEDISRIKTDKKFIALTFDGGANADGAGKILSILKDNGIKGTFFLTGKFIEKYPGETAMIFASGGNVGNHSYSHPYFTKLTGEEINTELEKTENALLKLNLEFHPFFRFPYGDRNRETIYAINGKNYISIRWTVDSLGWEGTSGGMTKESVESRVLSKAAAGAIVLMHLGTNPDDKTQLDSEALPGIISALKTQGYEFMTMTEMLNYK
- a CDS encoding DNA-3-methyladenine glycosylase → MGALPTSFYDRPTEIVAKELLGSFLCREIGGKVVKGKIVETEAYLGVKDLACHTSKGKTPRNEVMFGPPGRAYVYFIYGMYHCFNIVSEKEGNPCAVLIRALEPTVFCSDNTKYKQLNGPAKLCREFKIDKELNGWDLTSGKKLWIEDGEKIGPDRIKKSKRIGVDYAGAWKDKLLRFYIKNNEYVSKK
- the ruvA gene encoding Holliday junction branch migration protein RuvA; the encoded protein is MISYVKGQVILKKEKFVIVSTGNIGYKVFALSDSSKIGDTVEFFTYLNVREDALTLYGFPDYGDLELFEHLISVSGIGPKTALGVLSLADSRTIKIAIAKEDSSILTRVSGIGKKTAERIILELKNKFSISDVDRSEEKGKEISDHSDAFEALVSLGYSSFQAKKALSEISPEIKDVGERIKMALKELGRK